Proteins co-encoded in one bacterium genomic window:
- a CDS encoding ArsR family transcriptional regulator, whose translation MGKIKTAKQMERHLKGMANHYRIEVLLLVGEREGVTLEGIIEALKANPKTIGEHVRRLHHAGLINKKYRGRFVEHALSPYGKTFTRFLKSFQQT comes from the coding sequence ATGGGAAAAATAAAAACCGCAAAGCAGATGGAGCGGCATCTGAAGGGAATGGCGAATCACTACCGGATTGAGGTGTTGCTGCTTGTTGGCGAGCGCGAGGGCGTTACGTTAGAGGGGATTATTGAAGCGTTGAAAGCGAATCCCAAAACGATCGGCGAACATGTGCGGCGTTTGCATCATGCAGGGTTGATAAACAAAAAATACCGCGGGAGGTTCGTCGAGCACGCCTTGTCGCCGTACGGGAAAACCTTTACACGTTTCCTTAAGTCGTTTCAGCAGACTTAG